The following are from one region of the Magallana gigas chromosome 6, xbMagGiga1.1, whole genome shotgun sequence genome:
- the LOC105341335 gene encoding galactosylceramide sulfotransferase-like yields the protein MMKIAMLLWRKRLKIIMFLMLFFTALVYLLNVSFLVLDCTNANVNRKRASFRESDVGKGHSCTEKTNFVFIKCMKCATETMGTIIRRFGLVRNLNFVVPVKNNIYLGWPFVIEETDYRPSKKPFNILMEHAVYNSTKMEKIMPNNAVYITIIREPWRRLTSSFWYFSLGYTVEPPVNFSEYIQNIQKYDEIYKEPEKKAFRFCFPNGFSVVKNLMAHCLGMPLGFPAGHKDISMNDTAIMQYIGELDAQFSLIMIADYFPESLVLLKRLMCWTFKDILYHSSNVRNHKIQEIIPTDEELKLYYDFSKIDFILYEHFNKSFWRKVQKQGPDFFDEVNHFKVVQLLMERFCFVENNANSKGQFLTIPKSKFNQEFNISSEYCSYMTRYLLEDIRKHYNRNELDGDASKYWYAKEPDKGEIPKRGCSFPLI from the coding sequence ATGATGAAAATTGCAATGCTCCTATGGAGGAAGAGACTGAAAATCATCATGTTCCTCATGCTGTTTTTTACAGCATTAGTTTACCTTTTAAATGTTTCCTTTTTAGTCCTTGACTGTACCAATGCAAACGTTAATAGAAAAAGGGCAAGCTTCCGTGAGAGTGATGTGGGAAAGGGACACAGCTGCACAGAGAAGACCAATTTTGTCTTTATCAAGTGCATGAAGTGTGCAACAGAAACTATGGGGACAATAATCAGAAGGTTTGGTCTCGTGCGGAACTTAAATTTTGTTGTACCAGTGAAAAACAATATCTATTTAGGATGGCCTTTTGTAATTGAGGAAACGGATTACAGACCTTCTAAAAAgccttttaacattttaatggAGCATGCAGTTTACAACAGCACAAAAATGGAGAAAATAATGCCAAATAACGCTGTGTATATAACCATCATTAGAGAACCATGGCGCCGATTAACTTCTTCTTTTTGGTATTTTAGTCTTGGTTACACAGTAGAACCCCCAGTCAATTTCAGTGAGTATATTCAGAACATTCAGAAATACGATGAAATCTACAAGGAACCTGAGAAAAAAGCCTTCAGATTTTGCTTTCCTAATGGATTCTCTGTGGTGAAGAATTTAATGGCACACTGTCTAGGTATGCCCCTAGGATTTCCTGCGGGTCACAAGGATATCTCCATGAACGACACTGCAATTATGCAATATATTGGAGAATTGGATGCCCAATTTTCTCTCATCATGATTGCCGATTATTTCCCAGAATCATTAGTTTTGTTGAAACGCTTGATGTGTTGGACATTCAAGGACATTCTGTATCATAGCAGTAATGTCAGAAATCATAAGATTCAGGAAATCATCCCTACTGATGAGgaattgaaattgtattatgattttagtaaaattgattttatccTTTACGAACATTTTAACAAATCTTTTTGGAGAAAAGTCCAGAAACAAGGCCCAGACTTCTTTGATGAGGTCAACCATTTCAAAGTGGTGCAACTTTTGATGGagagattttgttttgttgaaaataatgctAATTCCAAAGGACAATTTTTGACTATTCCAAAGTCCAAATTTAACCAAGAGTTTAACATATCTAGTGAGTACTGTAGTTACATGACAAGATATCTTCTAGAGGACATTAGAAAACATTATAACAGAAATGAACTCGATGGAGATGCATCAAAGTACTGGTATGCCAAAGAGCCTGACAAAGGAGAGATTCCAAAAAGAGGCTGCTCATTTCCCCTGATATAG
- the LOC105341336 gene encoding ninein-like protein isoform X7 — protein MIKQKFHLAQLNLAELIDDDEEAGDQGSTPREEDREDKEEEEESDGEMEKEMFEAEGQMNLNMSELEQAQEMSGTEEYLRNIWKTLNVGLNGYITSQELGQVCDHIGMEMNKTELQQLFDRLDTDSDGRISFDDFVGGVFQHNSGGASSGQSRSRVGTPRSLTPRAHSAQKKFRASAQGAEERTTPSLISGSGSSGLFTVLDDEHTGFAMPESIIDLWEKYNVTNGADIILALGFDLVTRINLCDLSYLLEQEMMAADEENAIFQAAFASYQQEIIHLKSSLEQQVWATEKLKQDLTEANARNALLAKEVDERHLQIEQSTEKKLRRILIQITETYYSIEKKYQEQLKVLQSELEQERGQNSTLRNRLDSEKEKIEEEEKSLRLRLMASQKDMEKMEREMIETSEKLAESEKLNSKLQKDLGRVVELQQKWEEYEASDLMTPDQQRAHLDKLTKTTSENQKLKDMNDELTAQVLELQQQVHSRNKSEHSGSQTPHFGSRIPIREGSFLSDYVKTKRGVRSSVSSENSEDEGLHIPNHPGRVRRRLPPAPADDDDTCSVSSIQSDRDYIEILKKEITDLKIHQEREKKDLELSHRSEILLLEEKFQAEKDQLQQKFKEEQDKLLKENEKNLQMDFQAKLEETERKYTAAQKEMEEEFQQEKQKIIDRLQEEYKTELQSQISQIESEHQRDKDLEMKLACSMEEIQKLVQEKNDLQDQLAFQKEEILAEYEQEQCELKNELESTLVGTESAIKQLEKEKVQLSTKISDMSKQFELEKLKIQEDFERELQKQENEYQRDLQDFENIFAQGEIGLKGKLREDFYELLEKHKADIMKTQKEAMMKDLQKERLSMEKAFAQQKTQMDKSYEREKEELVKKYEEQVQFLRQQLHNLEDKMVSEREALTKKFQDDRAGLEEELACAIREELKRHKERQRRMAKQDEYVSQMEKLQETYNLERKQLMQQSNLLQQELDAMFNEFNKEAKTTKKVDELNRTITALQKDKILAEKAQAELQKALQMTKTAMESRIAEIDEEKASAVNAVKKEMVHASMEAGKQKATLDAVNREKKILEKSVEKLQKENSELQKEADKNSELQEKIAKLEEENRSLLDETRKLKFQLEQFQNTVIPAHAQHVIDKLQERNTFLEEKLSTIQHKLLRVDDTVDKLAHPKNGANLNGHDESSKILAEKMDSLTAHETNESANHLYKEKEKMQALQLEKERLEDELRKVTHMLEDATSDLARFRSQNSHHLGTRSGSPVDIENFTKLQIDLVDQQRQLRELQEFMDNKENEKSRNIRVKENEHKKLIKHLEEEKTNLTRKLKLTQKMLDEQLEKINAHYADCEKRNILVVDLYKENSDLMEALYLMEERKKDAVSRCYKLEDQCKVLRVMLKKVCHVAIT, from the exons ATGATTAAACAGAAGTTTCACCTTGCGCAGTTAAATCTTGCCGAATTGATAGAT GACGATGAAGAGGCTGGGGACCAGGGCTCGACACCCCGGGAGGAAGACAGAGAAGACAAAGAGGAGGAAGAAGAATCAGACGGAGAGATGGAGAAAGAGATGTTTGAAGCAGAAG GACAAATGAACTTGAACATGTCTGAACTGGAGCAAGCACAAGAGATGAGCGGAACTGAGGAGTATCTACGCAACATCTGGAAGACCTTAAATGTGGGACTAAATGGCTATATTACTTCACAGGAGCTGGGCCAAGTCTGTGATCACATTGGCATGGAAATGAACAAAACT GAGCTGCAGCAATTGTTTGACAGACTCGACACAGATAGTGACGGACGCATCAGCTTCGATGACTTCGTGGGCGGTGTCTTCCAACACAACAGCGGTGGTGCCTCTTCTGGTCAGTCTCGGAGTAGGGTGGGCACCCCACGCTCCCTGACCCCCAGGGCTCACTCTGCCCAGAAGAAGTTCCGAGCCTCGGCGCAAGGGGCAGAGGAGCGAACAACCCCGTCCCTAATTAGTGGAAGTGGGTCATCCGGACTGTTTACTGTCCTAGATGATGAACATACAGG GTTTGCTATGCCAGAAAGCATAATTGATTTGTGGGAAAAGTACAATGTTACAAATGGTGCTGATATTATTCTT GCCCTGGGCTTTGATTTGGTGACAAGGATAAACCTCTGTGACCTCTCCTATCTTCTGGAACAAGAAATGATGGCAGCAGATGAGGAGAATGCCATATTTCAAGCTGCATTTGCCTCTTATCAACAGGAAATCATACATTTGAa ATCTTCTCTAGAGCAGCAAGTCTGGGCTACAGAAAAACTCAAGCAAGATTTGACAGAAGCTAATGCTCGGAATGCACTTTTGGCCAAAGAAGTGGATGAGAGACACCTGCAAATTGAGCAGTCCACAGAGAAGAAACTGAG GAGAATTCTGATTCAGATCACAGAAACTTACTA TTCCATAGAGAAGAAATACCAAGAGCAGTTAAAGGTCCTCCAGTCTGAGCTGGAACAGGAAAGGGGACAGAACAGCACCCTGAGGAACAGACTGGACTCAGAGAAAGAGAAGATTGAGGAGGAGGAGAAATCTCTGAGGCTCAGGCTGATGGCCAGTCAAAAG GATATGGaaaaaatggagagagagaTGATTGAGACTAGTGAGAAGCTGGCAGAGAGCGAGAAGTTAAACTCAAAGTTACAGAAAGACTTGGGAAGGGTCGTAGAACTACAACAAAAG TGGGAGGAGTATGAAGCCTCAGACCTGATGACGCCTGACCAACAAAGGGCTCACTTGGACAAACTCACAAAAACTACCTCAGAAAACCAG AAACTCAAAGACATGAATGACGAGCTGACAGCCCAGGTTCTCGAGCTTCAACAGCAGGTCCACAGCCGCAATAAAAGTGAGCACTCGGGCAGCCAGACCCCCCACTTTGGGTCACGTATCCCCATCAGGGAGGGGTCCTTCTTGTCAGACTATGTTAAGACCAAGCGAGGAGTTCGCTCCTCAGTGTCCTCAG AGAACTCGGAGGACGAGGGCCTTCACATTCCTAATCACCCAGGGCGGGTACGTCGACGCCTCCCTCCAGCCCCTGCTGATGACGACGACACTTGCA GTGTGAGCAGCATTCAGAGTGACAGAGACTATATCGAGATCTTGAAGAAGGAAATCACTGACCTGAAGATCCACCAGGAGCGGGAGAAGAAGGACCTGGAGCTCAGTCACAGAAGCGAGATCCTCCTGCTGGAGGAGAAGTTCCAGGCCGAAAAAGACCAGCTACAACAGAAGTTTAAGGAGGAACAG GACAAACTTCTGaaggaaaatgaaaagaatCTGCAGATGGACTTCCAAGCGAAATTGGAGGAGACTGAAAGGAAATATACTGCTGCACAGAAAGAGATGGAGGAAGAATTTCAGcaggaaaaacaaaaaattatagaCCG GTTACAAGAGGAATATAAAACCGAACTACAATCCCAGATCTCACAAATAGAGAGTGAGCATCAGAGGGACAAAGACTTGGAAATGAAACTGGCCTGTTCTATGGAGGAAATTCAGAAGTTGGTGCAGGAAAAAAATGACTTGCAAGATCAACTTGCTTTCCAGAAGGAAGAGATCCTAGCCGAGTATGAGCAAGAACAGTGCGAGCTAAAGAATGAACTCGAGTCCACTCTAGTGGGAACTGAAAGTGCAATAAAACAATTAGAGAAGGAGAAAGTGCAATTGTCCACGAAAATAAGTGATATGtcaaaacaatttgaattgGAAAAGTTAAAAATTCAGGAGGATTTTGAAAGGGAACttcaaaaacaagaaaatgagTACCAACGAGACTTACaggattttgaaaatatttttgctcag GGAGAAATTGGCCTGAAAGGGAAGTTAAGGGAGGACTTTTATGAGCTTCTGGAAAAACACAAGGCAGACATAATGAAAACTCAGAAGGAGGCCATGATGAAAGATCTGCAGAAGGAGAGACTGTCCATGGAGAAAGCCTTTGCACAACAGAAAACTCAAATGG ATAAgagttatgagagagagaaagaagaaCTTGTGAAGAAGTATGAGGAACAGGTGCAGTTTCTACGGCAACAACTACACAACCTGGAGGACAAAATGGTGTCTGAAAGAGAGGCTCTGACCAAGAAGTTCCAGGATGACAGGGCGGGGCTGGAGGAGGAGCTAGCGTGTGCCATTAGGGAGGAGTTAAAG AGACACAAAGAAAGGCAGAGAAGGATGGCAAAGCAG GACGAGTATGTGAGTCAAATGGAGAAGCTACAAGAAACCTATAATCTGGAGAGGAAACAGCTGATGCAGCAGAGTAACCTCTTACAACAGGAGCTGGACGCCATGTTTAACGAATTCAACAAAGAAGCCAAAACCACCAAAAAAGTGGATGAACTCAACAGAACCATCACAGCTCTACAAAAGGACAAAATATTG GCTGAGAAAGCCCAGGCAGAGCTTCAGAAAGCTCTTCAGATGACAAAAACTGCTATGGAAAGTCGCATTGCTGAGATTGATGAAGAGAAAGCAAGTGCAGTTAATGCAGTGAAGAAGGAAATGGTGCATGCATCGATGGAAGCAGGAAAACAGAAG GCTACATTAGATGCAGTGAATAGGGAAAAGAAAATCTTAGAGAAATCAGTCGAAAAATTACAAAAGGAAAATTCTGAACTACAAAAAGAAGCTGACAAAAACTCTGAATTACAG GAGAAGATAGCTAAATTAGAAGAAGAAAACAGGTCTCTTCTTGATGAAACTCGTAAACTGAAGTTCCAGTTGGAACAGTTCCAGAACACAGTTATACCAGCGCATGCCCAG CATGTGATTGACAAATTACAAGAACGGAATACGTTCCTTGAGGAAAAACTGTCGACAATACAACACAAACTGCTGCGGGTGGATGATACGGTCGATAAGCTGGCCCATCCCAAG AATGGAGCTAACCTTAATGGCCATGATGAATCCAGCAAGATACTGGCGGAGAAGATGGACAGTCTGACAGCTCACGAAACGAACGAGTCCGCCAATCACCTGTACAAAGAAAAG GAGAAGATGCAGGCCCTTCAGTTGGAGAAAGAAAGACTTGAAGATGAGCTTAGGAAAGTCACTCACATG TTGGAGGATGCCACCAGTGATCTTGCCAGGTTCCGCTCCCAGAATTCCCATCACCTCGGGACTCGTTCAGGAAGTCCCGTTGACATCGAGAACTTCACCAAGTTACAGATTGACCTGGTGGATCAGCAGAGACAGCTCCGGGAACTGCAGGAGTTCATGGACAACAAGGAGAACGAGAAAAGTCGAAATATCAGAG tgaaagaaaatgaacataaaaaattgattaagcATCTAGAGGAAGAAAAGACCAACTTGACAAGAAAACTCAAACTGACTCAAAAGATGCTGGATGAACAGCTAGAGAAAATCAATGCTCAT TATGCGGATTGTGAAAAGAGGAACATCTTGGTGGTGGACCTATACAAGGAGAACTCAGACCTAATGGAGGCGCTGTACCTGATGGAGGAGAGAAAGAAGGATGCGGTCTCCCGCTGCTACAAGCTGGAGGACCAGTGCAAGGTGCTCAGGGTCATGCTCAAGAAGGTCTGTCATGTGGCCATCACATGA